The Picrophilus oshimae DSM 9789 genome includes a window with the following:
- a CDS encoding CBS domain-containing protein, translated as MSTKVIDIMTHNPIKYSVPSTISDVVRVLIKNNVTGIPVVDSNNKYAGVITRRDIFFNPNETQTAIVMRRANTVYEDDDIEKAAMEIVKQNRRHLIVIDKNNEVTGILTPQNFLSVVRERYSDILVKEILSAPAFPIWDETPLNVIFSSMLISKTFSFPVLDRDGNFTGLVTDRDIFDKVKMSSVEMLSQAGIADDEDPWTWDGIRNVFTYIIEKSNVKIPNIPAREIMVKNPVVTYINARLGDAVKLMMQKNYNQLPVLDGHGNLAGMLYDIEILSVFGR; from the coding sequence ATGTCTACCAAGGTTATTGATATAATGACGCACAATCCAATAAAATATAGCGTTCCAAGCACCATATCAGATGTTGTCAGGGTGCTTATTAAAAACAATGTTACAGGGATACCTGTTGTTGATTCAAATAATAAATATGCAGGTGTAATAACAAGGAGGGATATCTTCTTTAATCCAAATGAAACACAGACCGCAATAGTGATGAGAAGGGCAAACACAGTCTATGAGGATGATGACATAGAAAAGGCTGCAATGGAGATTGTCAAACAGAACAGGAGGCATCTTATAGTAATAGACAAAAATAACGAGGTTACAGGAATACTGACACCACAGAATTTTTTATCCGTTGTTAGGGAAAGGTATTCAGACATTCTTGTCAAGGAAATACTATCAGCCCCGGCATTTCCAATATGGGATGAAACCCCATTGAACGTCATATTTTCATCGATGCTTATATCAAAGACGTTTTCCTTTCCGGTTCTGGATAGGGATGGTAACTTCACGGGCCTTGTAACGGATCGTGACATCTTTGACAAGGTAAAAATGTCATCCGTTGAGATGCTATCACAGGCAGGCATAGCCGATGACGAGGATCCATGGACCTGGGATGGCATAAGAAATGTCTTCACATATATAATAGAAAAATCCAATGTAAAAATACCAAATATACCGGCAAGGGAGATCATGGTTAAAAACCCTGTTGTAACATATATCAATGCAAGGCTGGGCGATGCTGTTAAGTTAATGATGCAGAAAAATTATAACCAGCTGCCGGTTCTTGACGGTCATGGAAACCTTGCGGGCATGCTTTACGATATAGAGATACTATCAGTCTTTGGTAGATGA
- a CDS encoding ParA family protein has product MTVISIINLKGGVGKTQTTVALSEFLSYNYKKRVLVIDLDPQTNATVSLMDEMKWYEKDRRGETLFQLFNDKIYGMDTFNGERAVVKSVSNINGGIENLDLIPSSLRLIDLEDKLPLISNTGYYVKSPVTVLADSLSGIIKKYDFVIIDCPPNLGLITLSGIYISDYYIIPTIPDILSTYGIPQIISRIESFKKDAGIKINPLGILISMYRSGSRLHRNVIESLQSKAEKGEYPKLFKSYIPLSAKITEAADFNSGFNTIKQKYEGEIFNRYDELARELLEYVR; this is encoded by the coding sequence GTGACAGTTATAAGCATAATAAATCTAAAGGGCGGTGTTGGTAAAACACAGACGACCGTTGCATTATCCGAGTTTTTATCTTATAATTATAAAAAACGTGTTCTTGTCATAGATCTTGATCCACAGACAAATGCAACAGTTTCCTTAATGGACGAGATGAAATGGTATGAAAAGGATAGAAGGGGCGAGACACTGTTCCAGCTCTTTAATGATAAAATATACGGCATGGATACATTCAACGGTGAAAGGGCAGTAGTAAAAAGCGTTTCAAACATCAATGGCGGTATAGAAAACCTTGATTTGATACCATCAAGCCTTAGGTTAATAGATCTCGAGGACAAGCTTCCATTGATATCAAACACAGGATACTATGTAAAATCACCGGTTACCGTGCTTGCAGACTCACTATCAGGCATCATAAAAAAATACGATTTTGTTATAATAGACTGCCCGCCAAACCTTGGTTTAATAACACTGTCAGGAATATACATATCAGATTATTATATAATACCAACAATTCCAGATATACTGTCAACATATGGAATACCACAGATCATATCAAGAATTGAATCTTTTAAAAAGGATGCCGGAATAAAGATAAATCCACTTGGTATTTTAATATCAATGTACAGATCTGGAAGCAGGCTTCACAGAAACGTAATAGAGAGTCTTCAGTCCAAGGCTGAGAAGGGTGAGTACCCAAAGCTTTTTAAATCGTATATACCATTAAGCGCAAAAATCACGGAGGCGGCTGATTTTAACTCCGGTTTTAACACGATAAAGCAGAAATATGAGGGGGAAATATTTAATAGATACGATGAGTTAGCCAGAGAACTGCTTGAGTATGTCAGATAA
- the sufB gene encoding Fe-S cluster assembly protein SufB, which produces MVEEYSKDELIERLTEELKNNDKSAYEFRDNIKPVYSTGRGLTRKTVEEISEIKKEPDWMRRARLKALEIFLSKPMPTWGPDLSGIDFDNITYYTRPDEIKARSWDEVPDQIKQTFQKLGIPEMEQKYLAGSVAQYDSEGVYSNLRREWEEKGVIFTDLDTAVQKYPDLVKEYYCRAIPPSDNKFAALNGAVWSGGSFLYVPKGVKIDMPLQTYFRLNGEQSGQFEHTIVIADEGAKVHYIEGCTAPKYETNSLHTAIVEIYAHKNSEVKYTSVQNWSDSVYNLPVKRAWVDENAKMEWITGELGSKVTMIYPSSYLRGKNASTSNLQITLATHNTVKDAGGKALHLAPNTTSKIVSKSISLDDGLTVYRGLVRINDGARNSKSFVQCDALLINDESKNYTYPYDEIYDPTAVFSHEATVGRIGTDELTYLRSRGLSEDEASSMIVLGFMDDVMKEIPMEFAVEMNRLVKLEMSKMGAVG; this is translated from the coding sequence ATGGTTGAGGAGTACAGCAAGGATGAATTAATAGAGAGATTAACAGAGGAATTAAAAAATAATGATAAATCTGCATACGAATTTAGAGATAATATAAAACCTGTTTATTCAACAGGCCGCGGTCTTACCAGAAAGACCGTCGAGGAAATCTCTGAGATAAAGAAGGAGCCTGACTGGATGCGCCGTGCAAGGCTGAAGGCTCTTGAAATATTTTTATCAAAGCCAATGCCAACGTGGGGTCCTGACCTTTCAGGAATAGACTTTGATAATATAACATATTACACCAGGCCAGATGAAATCAAGGCAAGGAGCTGGGACGAGGTCCCAGATCAGATAAAGCAGACCTTTCAAAAACTTGGAATACCGGAGATGGAGCAGAAATACCTTGCAGGCTCTGTTGCACAGTACGATAGCGAGGGTGTTTACAGCAACCTTCGCAGGGAATGGGAGGAAAAGGGTGTAATATTCACGGATCTTGATACTGCAGTTCAGAAGTATCCGGATCTTGTAAAGGAATACTACTGCAGGGCAATACCGCCCAGCGATAATAAGTTTGCCGCGTTAAACGGTGCGGTCTGGTCTGGCGGCTCATTCCTCTACGTTCCAAAGGGCGTAAAGATAGATATGCCTTTACAGACATATTTCAGGCTTAACGGTGAGCAGAGCGGCCAGTTCGAGCACACAATAGTAATAGCAGATGAGGGTGCCAAGGTACATTACATAGAGGGCTGCACAGCGCCGAAGTATGAAACAAACTCGCTGCATACCGCAATAGTTGAGATATATGCACATAAAAACTCGGAGGTTAAGTACACAAGCGTTCAGAACTGGTCGGATAGCGTTTACAATCTGCCTGTAAAAAGGGCATGGGTCGATGAAAACGCAAAGATGGAATGGATCACGGGCGAGCTTGGCTCGAAGGTAACAATGATATATCCATCGTCGTATCTAAGGGGTAAAAACGCATCAACATCAAATTTACAGATAACCCTTGCAACGCATAATACGGTGAAGGACGCTGGCGGCAAGGCGCTGCACCTTGCACCAAACACAACATCAAAGATAGTATCAAAATCAATAAGCCTTGATGATGGATTAACAGTATACCGCGGCCTTGTGAGAATAAACGATGGCGCAAGGAACTCAAAGAGCTTTGTCCAGTGCGATGCACTTTTAATAAACGATGAATCAAAGAATTATACATATCCATACGATGAGATATATGATCCAACAGCAGTTTTCAGCCACGAGGCAACAGTTGGCAGAATAGGCACCGATGAGCTTACATATCTAAGATCAAGGGGGCTAAGCGAGGATGAGGCCTCATCAATGATAGTTCTGGGCTTCATGGACGATGTTATGAAGGAGATTCCCATGGAATTTGCCGTTGAGATGAACAGGCTTGTAAAGCTTGAAATGTCCAAGATGGGGGCAGTCGGATGA
- a CDS encoding pyridoxal phosphate-dependent aminotransferase has translation MVSSRLSQISESATVSMSNRASELRKAGKKLYNFGIGEPDMTTPDNIIKMAFDDAMSGKTHYTPSAGIPELREKIALKMKSKNNIDVVAKNVLVTPTKFSINLALYTIIDPGDEVLIPSPYYVSYPDIVKINSGKPVFADCDDEYNIDIDNLRRAITPKTRAILINNPVNPTGKVLSEKNIRETVDFALENNLYMISDEIYEDIIYRGKMFSPASIPEAFDKTVTVSGFSKSYAMTGWRVGYMVAPEEIIKSADKIQQQTLTCAPSISQYAALHALDDDDSVKHIRETFEKRRDLVVSLLKETNLHFYEPEGAFYVFPGYESDVKSYDAAMNLLENKNVIVTPGAPFGSEYHFRISFATSEDDIKNGIPLIGEYFKSIS, from the coding sequence ATGGTTTCATCACGTTTAAGCCAGATTAGCGAGTCAGCAACAGTAAGCATGAGCAACAGGGCGAGCGAGCTTAGAAAAGCCGGCAAAAAACTTTATAATTTTGGTATCGGGGAGCCGGACATGACAACACCGGATAATATAATAAAGATGGCTTTTGACGATGCAATGTCCGGAAAAACCCATTACACACCATCGGCAGGCATACCTGAACTCAGGGAAAAGATAGCATTGAAGATGAAATCAAAAAACAATATAGACGTTGTTGCAAAGAACGTTCTTGTTACGCCAACAAAGTTTTCAATAAATCTTGCACTTTATACAATAATCGATCCAGGGGACGAGGTTTTAATCCCATCGCCATACTATGTTTCATATCCTGACATTGTTAAAATAAACTCTGGAAAACCTGTTTTTGCGGACTGCGATGATGAATACAATATAGATATTGATAATCTTAGAAGGGCGATAACGCCAAAAACAAGGGCAATACTAATTAACAATCCAGTAAATCCCACCGGGAAGGTTCTATCAGAGAAAAACATAAGGGAAACAGTTGATTTTGCCCTTGAAAACAATCTATATATGATATCAGATGAAATATATGAGGATATTATATACAGGGGAAAGATGTTCTCACCTGCATCAATACCAGAGGCCTTTGATAAAACAGTTACAGTAAGCGGATTCTCAAAGAGCTATGCCATGACAGGCTGGCGTGTTGGTTACATGGTCGCACCGGAGGAGATAATAAAATCCGCGGACAAGATTCAGCAGCAAACATTAACATGTGCACCATCAATATCACAGTACGCTGCACTGCATGCCCTGGACGATGATGATAGTGTAAAGCACATAAGGGAGACGTTTGAAAAACGCAGGGATCTTGTTGTCTCACTATTAAAGGAAACAAACCTTCACTTTTACGAACCTGAGGGTGCATTCTATGTTTTTCCTGGATATGAAAGCGATGTTAAATCATACGATGCTGCAATGAATCTTTTAGAAAACAAAAATGTAATAGTAACTCCAGGGGCGCCATTTGGTTCTGAATATCATTTCAGGATATCATTTGCAACGTCCGAGGATGATATAAAAAATGGAATACCATTAATAGGTGAGTATTTTAAATCAATATCATAG
- the pth2 gene encoding peptidyl-tRNA hydrolase Pth2: protein MVIAVRRDLDLGKGKIAAQVAHAAVSCALISMKKNKKIFREWINTGQKKVVIKVDNLDEIYNLKRKFDELKIINEIIVDAGYTQIDPGTVTCIGIGPADDDVLDGITGKYHLL from the coding sequence ATGGTCATAGCCGTTAGAAGGGATCTCGATCTCGGTAAGGGAAAGATAGCAGCACAGGTAGCGCATGCTGCAGTATCATGTGCATTGATCTCGATGAAAAAGAATAAAAAAATATTTAGGGAATGGATAAACACCGGTCAGAAAAAGGTTGTTATAAAGGTGGATAATCTCGATGAGATCTACAATTTAAAGAGAAAATTTGATGAATTAAAGATAATAAATGAGATAATTGTAGATGCCGGATATACACAGATAGATCCTGGAACGGTAACATGCATAGGCATAGGCCCGGCGGATGATGATGTTCTTGATGGCATCACCGGAAAATACCATCTATTATAA
- a CDS encoding SufB/SufD family protein, whose protein sequence is MITEYLEILNRKFRDFDSEYRKQAYIYYLKTPRPDYKESPTRKTYVDVPDDSIENMVYGNIEGYDFEYKSDADIFIKDLEIKRKTDNVLISDMKTAFKTNELYKKYLSDKYGNARLEYLINAAWLNGYFIYVPENSSISISIESLNPSSSFTAKNVIIAGKNSSVEITDIYRSYGSEMATHGRNVYIIAEENASVKYNYIQDESNKINVVSFIRSYEMPYSSVSVYNVNTGGSKVIYFSEPVMYDNTYYKSYGVNISKWDQALDVQDNSLQIGKNTAADISTRGVILNNGTILHHGNIDIEEKSFKSTGFYDSSIILMSEKGYANSKPALLIKNNDTRSKHGSYISTIDEEKITYIRSRGISYSDARRLFINGFLSYIEEKGCSKKTAEFLDEFINRLSF, encoded by the coding sequence ATGATCACAGAGTATCTTGAAATATTAAACAGAAAATTCAGGGATTTCGACTCTGAATACAGGAAGCAGGCATATATATATTATCTAAAAACACCGAGGCCTGATTACAAGGAAAGCCCAACAAGAAAGACATACGTTGATGTGCCTGATGATAGCATAGAAAACATGGTCTATGGAAATATAGAAGGTTACGATTTTGAATACAAAAGCGATGCCGATATCTTCATAAAGGACCTCGAAATAAAAAGGAAAACAGATAATGTATTAATATCGGACATGAAAACAGCATTCAAGACCAATGAACTTTACAAAAAGTATTTATCAGACAAATATGGAAATGCAAGGCTTGAATATTTAATAAATGCAGCATGGTTAAACGGCTATTTTATATATGTTCCAGAGAACAGCTCCATATCAATAAGCATTGAATCATTAAATCCATCATCATCTTTCACGGCAAAGAACGTGATAATTGCAGGAAAAAACTCCAGTGTTGAAATAACAGATATTTACAGAAGCTACGGTTCTGAAATGGCAACCCATGGCAGAAATGTATATATAATAGCGGAGGAAAATGCCAGTGTAAAATATAATTATATACAGGACGAATCAAATAAAATAAATGTTGTTTCATTCATAAGATCCTATGAAATGCCATATTCATCTGTTAGCGTCTACAATGTAAACACCGGCGGCAGCAAGGTTATCTACTTCAGTGAACCCGTCATGTACGATAATACATATTACAAATCATACGGTGTTAACATTTCTAAATGGGATCAGGCGCTGGACGTTCAGGACAATAGCCTTCAGATAGGCAAAAATACCGCAGCCGATATATCGACCAGGGGCGTTATATTAAACAATGGAACAATACTTCACCATGGAAACATAGACATAGAGGAAAAGAGCTTTAAATCCACAGGATTCTACGATTCTTCAATAATACTAATGAGTGAAAAGGGCTATGCAAATTCAAAACCGGCACTATTAATAAAAAACAATGATACAAGATCAAAGCATGGATCATATATATCGACCATAGATGAGGAAAAGATAACATATATAAGATCCAGGGGAATATCATACAGTGATGCAAGGCGTTTATTTATAAATGGATTTCTAAGCTATATCGAGGAAAAGGGCTGCAGCAAAAAAACAGCAGAGTTTCTGGATGAATTTATAAATAGATTATCATTTTAA
- a CDS encoding CBS domain-containing protein: MLPSIEELRKMRKSLGISQKELASISGVSQSYIARLEKGDINPTYDKIKKIYEYLNSSGNRAGNIDIRAEKIMTRDVITCEVNDSIISALNKMREKGYSQLPVLTGDKRIIGTITESDINDMLIKGTSIESLKYMTVRKVMGKVLPQLDKDSPISMVYPLLKYSSAVLIVDGSELKGIITKADILKAVEIYG, from the coding sequence ATGCTTCCCAGTATTGAGGAACTAAGAAAAATGAGGAAATCCCTTGGTATAAGCCAGAAGGAGCTTGCAAGTATAAGCGGCGTCAGCCAGTCATACATAGCAAGGCTGGAAAAGGGAGATATAAATCCAACATATGATAAGATAAAAAAGATCTATGAGTATTTAAACAGTTCAGGCAACAGGGCCGGGAACATAGATATAAGGGCAGAAAAGATCATGACGAGGGATGTAATAACCTGTGAGGTTAATGATTCAATAATATCTGCATTAAACAAGATGAGGGAGAAGGGCTACTCACAGCTGCCTGTTTTAACCGGGGACAAAAGGATAATAGGAACAATAACCGAATCTGATATAAATGATATGCTTATAAAGGGAACATCTATAGAATCATTAAAATATATGACTGTTAGGAAGGTCATGGGTAAGGTTTTACCGCAGCTTGATAAGGACAGCCCGATATCAATGGTCTATCCATTATTAAAGTATTCAAGCGCGGTTTTAATTGTGGACGGATCAGAATTAAAGGGCATAATAACAAAGGCAGATATATTAAAAGCGGTAGAGATCTATGGTTAA
- the sufC gene encoding Fe-S cluster assembly ATPase SufC, with protein sequence MTELNVIDLKASVQGTEILKGVNLTVKSGEIHALMGPNGAGKSTLGYVLIGHPDYKVTSGRIILDGKDITGAAPEERARLGLFLAFQNPVSIPGVKISTFLRTAYNQMHPDEKLSLKDFFNLVKSNMESVGLNESFISRSVNDGFSGGERKRFEILQMLVLRPKIVILDEIDSGLDIDALKQVSSHIQREYNEGIGFIIITHYQRILKDIRPEFVHVLMNGRIVMNGDKNLSDKIETEGYDWLKEVA encoded by the coding sequence ATGACCGAATTAAATGTTATTGATTTAAAAGCCTCAGTTCAGGGAACTGAGATATTAAAGGGCGTAAACTTAACGGTAAAGAGCGGTGAGATACATGCATTAATGGGCCCTAATGGGGCGGGCAAGAGCACCCTGGGCTACGTTTTAATTGGTCATCCAGATTACAAGGTCACATCCGGAAGGATAATCCTTGACGGCAAGGATATTACAGGTGCAGCGCCCGAGGAGCGTGCCAGGCTTGGTTTATTCCTTGCGTTCCAGAATCCTGTTTCAATACCGGGTGTTAAAATATCAACATTTCTGAGAACGGCATACAATCAGATGCATCCCGATGAAAAATTATCATTAAAAGATTTCTTCAATCTTGTTAAAAGCAATATGGAATCCGTTGGACTTAATGAAAGCTTTATATCAAGATCGGTTAACGATGGTTTTTCCGGCGGTGAGAGGAAGCGCTTTGAAATACTTCAAATGCTTGTGCTGAGACCAAAGATCGTCATACTTGATGAAATTGACTCTGGTCTCGATATTGATGCATTAAAGCAGGTTTCATCACATATACAAAGGGAATACAATGAGGGTATAGGCTTTATAATAATAACGCACTATCAGAGGATATTAAAGGATATAAGGCCCGAATTTGTCCATGTATTAATGAATGGAAGGATTGTTATGAATGGTGATAAGAATCTGTCAGATAAAATAGAGACAGAGGGCTATGACTGGCTTAAGGAGGTGGCATGA
- a CDS encoding HAD family hydrolase, protein MFKAVIFDLDGTILDSIPLRVRSWQQAFDDYNISADPEIIRLMIGYPGSMLIKKVNAMNPEIEFREEYYFKMHLDELRFFPDVDDTFKELRKLGVKIAVVTSSRKDFVMRLNIKADAIVTIDDVKNGKPDTEPYIKAMSMMNVKPDETIVVGDIDNDLIPSRELGCLSVLVRHNRNVSSDHADIIIEEIKEVLNIFNDKKDL, encoded by the coding sequence ATGTTCAAAGCAGTAATCTTTGATCTTGATGGAACAATACTTGATTCAATACCATTAAGAGTTAGATCATGGCAGCAGGCATTTGACGATTATAATATATCAGCAGATCCAGAGATTATAAGACTCATGATTGGCTATCCTGGCTCAATGCTTATAAAAAAGGTCAATGCAATGAATCCTGAGATTGAATTCAGGGAGGAATACTATTTTAAAATGCATTTAGATGAGTTAAGATTCTTTCCGGACGTTGATGATACATTTAAAGAGCTAAGAAAGCTTGGTGTAAAAATTGCCGTGGTCACATCATCAAGAAAAGATTTTGTAATGAGACTTAATATAAAGGCCGATGCCATTGTTACAATTGACGATGTAAAAAATGGTAAACCGGATACAGAACCATACATAAAGGCAATGTCAATGATGAACGTAAAGCCTGATGAGACTATAGTTGTTGGAGATATAGACAATGATCTAATACCGTCAAGGGAGCTTGGCTGTTTATCCGTTCTTGTCAGGCATAATAGAAATGTAAGCTCAGATCATGCAGATATAATTATAGAGGAAATAAAAGAGGTATTGAACATCTTCAATGATAAAAAAGATTTATAA
- a CDS encoding CDP-2,3-bis-(O-geranylgeranyl)-sn-glycerol synthase: MVNIIMVLYSIFLFLPAFIANPGAVITGGHFILDRGKTIHGKRILGDGKSLSGFIGGSLIGVLAGIIVYYIIYISNIGLGNYGNNIISALPVLFAMSFGSLTGDITGSFIKRRLGMKRGAKGSLLDQWPFVLMSFLFIFIFARHFFLEFYGNFIAIILILVLTPPLHRGVNILGYKLKMKDVPW, from the coding sequence ATGGTTAATATTATCATGGTTTTATATTCAATATTTCTGTTTCTACCGGCATTTATAGCAAATCCAGGGGCTGTTATAACTGGTGGGCATTTTATACTGGACCGCGGAAAAACCATTCACGGAAAGAGGATCCTTGGTGATGGAAAATCATTATCAGGCTTTATTGGAGGCTCGCTTATAGGCGTTTTGGCAGGCATTATTGTATATTATATAATATATATATCAAACATCGGCCTTGGCAACTATGGTAATAATATAATCTCTGCACTCCCGGTACTCTTTGCAATGAGCTTTGGCTCGCTTACAGGGGATATAACAGGTTCCTTTATAAAGAGAAGGCTCGGCATGAAGCGCGGTGCAAAGGGATCATTACTGGATCAATGGCCCTTTGTTTTGATGTCCTTTCTTTTTATATTTATATTTGCAAGGCATTTCTTCCTTGAATTCTACGGAAATTTTATAGCCATTATATTGATACTGGTTTTAACACCGCCGCTTCACCGTGGTGTAAACATACTTGGATATAAATTAAAGATGAAGGATGTGCCTTGGTAA
- a CDS encoding glycine--tRNA ligase: MYSDVVEIAKRRGFFWPSFSIYGGFSGLYDYGPLGVLLKDNIINKWKKAYLDEGAIFIDTPNITPGEVFDASGHLSRFSDIAAECDSCKSKFKIENVLAFNKIEIIPKSVDEALSISEKNNLKCPVCGNIIKKIYNYNLMFKLENSNFYLRPETAQGIFVNFKLLSNYYRGKLPMAVAQLGKGFRNEISPRQSLIRLREFSQGEVEVFFDPENEYWKDLFDYDEITLKPNTGVEYKTSIKNAFENRIIDNIAMAYFILKTQKILNDIGFKNDNIRFRQHDPDERAHYASDSWDAEARIDDDWVEIVGIANRTNYDLKNHDAKSSERMSLKINNRDVIPNVIEPSYGIDRITLALMVQSYHKNEKGYNVLSFKPEMAPYHFAVLPLIKKENFIKKSMEIYNMIMSIDSYVYYDETGSIGKRYSRQDEIGTPFCITIDYETLENDSVTVRFRDTGNQERIDKKDLLDYLSGKLK; this comes from the coding sequence ATGTACAGTGATGTTGTTGAGATAGCAAAGAGGCGTGGCTTTTTCTGGCCTTCATTTTCCATATACGGCGGCTTTTCAGGTTTATATGATTATGGGCCCCTTGGCGTTTTGTTAAAGGATAATATAATAAATAAATGGAAGAAGGCATATCTAGATGAGGGCGCAATATTTATTGACACGCCAAATATAACACCTGGAGAGGTCTTTGATGCGTCAGGCCATCTATCAAGATTCTCGGATATAGCTGCAGAGTGCGATTCATGCAAATCAAAATTTAAGATAGAAAATGTGCTTGCCTTTAATAAGATAGAGATTATACCAAAAAGCGTTGATGAGGCATTATCAATCTCGGAGAAAAATAATTTAAAGTGCCCTGTATGCGGCAATATAATAAAGAAAATATACAATTATAATTTAATGTTCAAGCTTGAGAATTCAAATTTTTACCTGAGACCTGAAACCGCCCAGGGCATCTTTGTTAATTTCAAGCTGCTCAGCAATTATTACCGTGGAAAACTACCAATGGCGGTTGCACAGCTTGGCAAGGGCTTCAGGAATGAGATATCACCAAGGCAGAGCCTTATAAGACTTAGAGAGTTCTCGCAGGGTGAGGTCGAGGTATTCTTTGATCCGGAGAACGAGTACTGGAAGGATCTGTTCGATTACGATGAAATAACATTGAAACCAAATACCGGCGTTGAATATAAAACAAGCATTAAGAATGCCTTTGAAAATAGAATAATAGACAACATAGCCATGGCATATTTTATATTAAAAACACAGAAGATATTAAACGATATTGGCTTTAAAAATGATAATATAAGATTCAGGCAGCACGATCCGGATGAGCGTGCACATTACGCATCAGACAGCTGGGATGCGGAGGCAAGGATCGATGATGACTGGGTTGAGATCGTTGGAATTGCGAACAGGACGAATTATGACTTAAAGAACCATGATGCAAAGAGCAGCGAGAGAATGTCATTGAAGATCAATAACAGGGATGTAATACCAAACGTCATAGAGCCTTCTTATGGAATTGACAGAATAACCCTGGCATTGATGGTTCAGTCATATCATAAAAATGAAAAGGGATACAACGTTTTATCATTTAAACCAGAAATGGCGCCGTATCATTTCGCCGTGCTCCCGCTTATAAAAAAGGAGAATTTTATAAAAAAATCCATGGAAATATATAATATGATCATGTCAATAGACAGCTATGTATACTATGATGAAACAGGCTCAATTGGCAAAAGATACTCAAGGCAGGATGAGATAGGAACACCGTTCTGTATAACAATAGACTATGAAACACTTGAAAACGATAGCGTGACCGTTAGATTCAGGGATACAGGCAACCAGGAAAGAATAGATAAAAAGGATCTTCTTGATTATCTATCAGGAAAATTAAAATGA
- a CDS encoding helix-turn-helix transcriptional regulator has translation MNDLMLGDTKNRILKLLIEKDMSTDELSRSLKINKNAVNEHIVVLERDGFIESYFIRKGSGRPKKYYKITEKGIELFPKKYAEFAYYLLMEIEEKFGQEKTSEIIADIARKMVSPNGLEKLNEFIDTMNDLGYYAKLEIDGNKIRIIRHNCVFYDLAKGNKTICEPFEKAMLNKNDLKILENFNLGNRCVVEIEL, from the coding sequence ATGAATGATTTAATGCTTGGTGATACCAAGAATAGAATACTAAAATTACTCATTGAAAAGGATATGAGCACTGATGAATTATCAAGATCATTAAAAATCAACAAAAATGCCGTAAATGAGCATATAGTTGTTCTTGAAAGAGATGGCTTTATAGAATCATATTTTATCAGAAAGGGTTCCGGAAGGCCAAAAAAGTATTATAAAATCACGGAAAAGGGCATAGAATTGTTTCCAAAAAAATATGCTGAATTTGCTTACTATCTTTTAATGGAGATCGAGGAGAAATTTGGCCAGGAAAAAACATCAGAGATAATAGCAGATATAGCAAGAAAGATGGTTTCACCCAATGGCCTTGAAAAATTGAATGAATTTATAGATACAATGAACGATCTTGGCTACTACGCAAAGCTGGAAATTGATGGCAATAAGATAAGAATAATAAGGCACAACTGTGTTTTCTACGACCTTGCCAAGGGAAACAAAACAATCTGCGAGCCATTTGAAAAGGCAATGTTAAATAAAAATGATTTAAAAATACTTGAAAACTTTAATCTTGGAAACAGATGCGTTGTTGAAATAGAACTATGA